The DNA segment GGGTGTGCTCGGGCGGCCAGCGGGCCAGGATCCTGATCGCCCGCGCGCTGATGGCCGACCCCCGGCTGCTGCTGCTCGACGAGCCGTTCAACGCGCTCGACCTGCCCTCCCGCGAGGACCTGATCGATGCCCTGCACCGGCTGGCCCTGGGGCGGCCGGAGTTGGCGACCGTGACGGTCACCCACCACCTGGAGGAGCTGTCCCCGTCCGTCGGCCACGCCCTGCTCCTGCGCGAGGGCCGGGTGCAGGCGCGCGGCCCGGTGGGCGAGGTGCTGACCGGAGAGCGGATGACCGCCTGCTTCGGCCGTCCGATCGAGGTGTCCCGGCACGAGGGCCGGTGGCTGGCCCGGTCCGGCAAGCGGTAGGTCCCGGCGGCCGTATCGCCCCCTAAGTGCCCAGGTACGCCGCAGGGGAGAGGGGCAGGAGGCCGACGACACCCCCTAGGGCCTGTCGTTTGGATCAGGCCGGATCAGGGAGCGGGGTCTGGTGCGTGCAGCTGCAAGGCGGAGGAGGGAGTCGACGCGGAGCGTCGGCGAGTGACGACAACGCCGCAGATGCGCGTGCCAGACCCCGCGAGCCCGGCCTGATCCAAACGACAGGCCCTAGCCCTCCCCCGCGGCGTCCCGCACCCCGCTCAGGAACCGCCGGACCGCCGCCTGTTCCCCGGGCTCGAAGGTGGCGAGGAGGTCGATGGTGCGGTCGATCAGCGGGCCGAAGAACGACCGGCCCAGGGCGACCGCGCGCTCGTCGACCTCCAGCAGGACACGGCGCCGGTCGCGGGTGTCGCGCACCCGCCGGATCAGGCCGAGCCGCTCCAGGCGGTCGATCAGCGCCGTGGTGCCGGCGGAGTTCAGCCCCAGTTGCTCACCGAGCCGTCCGGGGGTCGACTCGGTGCCGGCGCGGGCCGCGTCGAGCAGGCCGATCAGGGCCCGGAGGTCGGTGGGGTGCAGGCCGTTGCGGCCGGCGAACCGCGCCCCCGCGAGGTCGAGCCGCACGGTCACCTCGCGCAGCAGATGGACCAGGTCCATCCCCTCCGGCTCCTCCGGGCTCCCCGGCTCCCCCAGTTCCACCGGATTCCCCGGTTCTCCCGGTCCGCCGGGCTCCACCGCGCCGCCGGGCTCCACCGCGCCGCCGGGCTCCACCGCTCCACCCGGCTCCTGCCGCTTCGCCATACGCCGTCGCCTCTCTGCTCTCGCCCGCACCCGTGCTCGTGCCCGCGCCAGCCGTTCCGGTACTCGACGCCTTCCGACGCCCCTCGGGCACTCCGGAACTCACAGCGCCCTGCCCGGAATCCTGCCGTCGACATCCCGGAACTTCCCCGGAACGGCCCCGGAACTTCCCGGGGCTTTCCCGGACTCGGCCATTATTACCTCGCTCAGCGAGATACTTGCCGAGCGAGGCGATGCCCGAGCGTCTCGTTCCGCCGCTTCTCCCCGTCCCGGAGGTGCCCATGACCGCAGCCCCCGCCCCGCAGACTCCCGCGCACGCCCCCTCCCCCGCCTTCCGTGACGCCTACGAGCGGGCGATGGCGCGCTGGCCGGTTCCGGTGGAACGGCTCGACCTGGAATCGGAGTTCGGCACCACCCGGGTCACCGTCTGCGGTCCGGCCGGCGCCCCGCCACTGGTCCTGCTGCACGGCGGCGGCACGACCTCGGCCGTCTGGTACGCCCAGGCCGCCGCGCTCGCCCCCACGCGCCGGGTCTACGCGGTGGACCAGATCGGCGCGCCGGGGCTCAGCGTGCAGACGGGACGTCCGCTGCGGCGCCCTGAGGACCTGTACGTCTGGCTCGACGGTGTGCTCGACGGGCTCGGCCTGGAGTCGGTCGCGCTGCTCGGGCATTCGTACGGCGGCTGGCTCGCGCTGGGTTACGCCGTGCACGCCGCCGCGCCTCACCCCTCCGGCACCCCGGGGCCGCAACGGGAGTCCCCCCGCGCCTCGGCACCCCGGGGGCGGGTGGCGCGGCTGGTCCTGCTCGATCCGACCCAGTGCTTCGCCGGGTACCGGCCGTCGTATCTGCTGCGGGCGCTGCCGCTGTTCGTCCGGCCCGGCGAGCGGAGCACCCGGCGGTTCCTGGCGTGGGAGACGCGGGGTGCGGCGCCCGCGCCGGAACTGGTGCGGCTGATGGGCCTGGGCGCCGCCGAGTTCCGCGGCGCGAAGGTGGTCACGGGGCCGCGCCCGGACGTCACCCGGCTCGGCGCCGCGGCGCCGCCCACCCTGGTGCTGCTGGCGGAGCACAGCCGGGCGCACGACCTGCGCCGGGTCGCCGCACGGGCCGAGCGGACGCCGGGCGTACGGCTAGCGACCGTGCCGGGCGTCACCCACCACTCCATGCCGTACGACCGGGCCGGCGAACTCGGCCACCGGGTGCTGGACTTCCTGGAGGCGGGGCTTCCGGACGGGGCCTGACGGGCCCGGCCGGCCGGCGCCTCGTCGGTCCCGGCGCTCAGCCCTCGGCCGCCCCGTCCGCGATGGCCGCCGCGACCTCCGCCGTACGGGCCTCCTCCTCGGCCGCGAAGCGCTCCGCGTCGAGTTTCTCGGCGAGTTCCTCGTCCTCGGCCATGAGGAGGTCGAGGTTGGAGTCGCCCATCTCGAAGACGCCCATGCCCACGTAGGCGCGCTGGAGGCGTTCGCCCCACAGGCCGATGTCCTTCACGCAGGGCACGATCCGGCTGAAGAGGAGCTTGCGGAAGAGGTGCAGGAACTCGGAGTTCTCGGTGAACTCGGCGGCCTCGTCGTGCGGTATGCCGAAGTTCTCCAGGACTTCCAGGCCGCGCAGCCGGTCGCGCATCAGGTAGCAGCCCTCGATGACGAACTCCTCGCGTTCGCGCAGTTCGGCGTCGGTGAGCTGCTTGTAGTAGTCGCGCAGCGCCATCCGCCCGAAGGCGACATGGCGGGCCTCGTCCTGCATGACGTAGGCGAGGATCTGCTTGGGCAGGGGCTTGGTGGTGGTGTCGCGGATCATGCCGAAGGCGGCCAGCGCCAGGCCCTCGATCAGGACCTGCATGCCGAGGTAGGGCA comes from the Streptomyces angustmyceticus genome and includes:
- a CDS encoding MarR family transcriptional regulator codes for the protein MDLVHLLREVTVRLDLAGARFAGRNGLHPTDLRALIGLLDAARAGTESTPGRLGEQLGLNSAGTTALIDRLERLGLIRRVRDTRDRRRVLLEVDERAVALGRSFFGPLIDRTIDLLATFEPGEQAAVRRFLSGVRDAAGEG
- a CDS encoding alpha/beta fold hydrolase; its protein translation is MTAAPAPQTPAHAPSPAFRDAYERAMARWPVPVERLDLESEFGTTRVTVCGPAGAPPLVLLHGGGTTSAVWYAQAAALAPTRRVYAVDQIGAPGLSVQTGRPLRRPEDLYVWLDGVLDGLGLESVALLGHSYGGWLALGYAVHAAAPHPSGTPGPQRESPRASAPRGRVARLVLLDPTQCFAGYRPSYLLRALPLFVRPGERSTRRFLAWETRGAAPAPELVRLMGLGAAEFRGAKVVTGPRPDVTRLGAAAPPTLVLLAEHSRAHDLRRVAARAERTPGVRLATVPGVTHHSMPYDRAGELGHRVLDFLEAGLPDGA
- a CDS encoding ferritin-like domain-containing protein encodes the protein MSTRDLYVQDPGESVWKVPASGAARFSWDYDDGRDRLLALYQKGKDKQWDATLRIDWDLEVDPRDPLGTPDESMSLYGTKYWDKMTEKDRGELRQHYTSWQFSQFLHGEQGAMVCAARIVESVPDLDAKFYSATQTMDEARHAEIYSRFLQEKIGMLYPVNDNLQALLSDTLKDSRWDMPYLGMQVLIEGLALAAFGMIRDTTTKPLPKQILAYVMQDEARHVAFGRMALRDYYKQLTDAELREREEFVIEGCYLMRDRLRGLEVLENFGIPHDEAAEFTENSEFLHLFRKLLFSRIVPCVKDIGLWGERLQRAYVGMGVFEMGDSNLDLLMAEDEELAEKLDAERFAAEEEARTAEVAAAIADGAAEG